Below is a window of Deltaproteobacteria bacterium HGW-Deltaproteobacteria-6 DNA.
CTAACTATTTTATCATTAATAAATACGGTATAATTATACAGTAATAACAAAATGTTATTGCTGTTTATACTGTAACCTGTGTGGCTTTATTTGTGACTGTGTTGGTAACAATTCGCGCATGTATCACCACTTCCTGTGGAAAATAGAAAATATTACGTCTTGCACAAATCCGCATGACGTAAAGCAATCAAATGCCCTAAAAAATGATGTATGAAATAAGTGGAATCTGAAAATATAATATTCCCTGCTCGTTTCAAACCACTAACCGTAATACATGACTGTTTTTGCGATTGTTTCCAAAGAATGTAAAATATCTTGACTTTTCATTTGGTTAAGTTTTTTAATTACTGCCCTATATATTTGAAAGAAGACATAGTATCTCTATTAGATCCGTATCAGACCACGTAATGCGGGGCTCGCATGTCATCTAAAATAATCTATGAACGATTTCTATGGTTTCACAACGAAATTAAACAAAACAGGCATCCTAATGCACAAACATTGGCCACCCAATTTGAAATCACAGGAAAGACGGCGCAGCGCAACATTGAATTTATGCGTGACCGACTTAACGCTCCTTTACGTTATGTTCCCCATCTTCGCGGTTACGAATATCATGACAATACTTGGGAAATCCCAGGTTTTTGGCTTCATGAAGATGAAATAATTTCACTAGTACTTTCTTACCGATTGGCCTCAGCTGTTCCGGACAGCAGCGTTAAAACAGCCCTGCGAACATTTCTCAACCAGATCATTGCCAATCACGCTTCCGCCAATTTCAGTATTGATGAACTAAGCGATAAGATATCCGTCAAGAATATCGCTTATGCCCAGACCAGCGAAAACATCTTTCACGGGTTTTTAGAGGCATTGCTCCGGTCCCGTCCCATGCGGATAGAATACTACTCACCGCACAATGGTCAAACCACCACCCGTGACATTTTGCCGTTTCACCTGCTCAACTATATGGGCACCTGGCACATCATTGCGTATTGCAATGTCAAAAAGGAGCTGCGTGATTTTGTCTTATCGCGAATCAAAACCATTTCGGTATGTGAAACCCCGGTTGACGTCCATGTACCTGCTACCCGTGTGAAGGAATATATCCGGCAGACCTTCGGCATTTTCCAGGGGAAAGAAACCATGGAAGTCTGCTTGCGGTTTGCAAAGGACATTGCCTCATGGATTGCCGAACAGAGCTGGCATCCCGCGCAGAAAGCATGGATGGAAAAAGACGGCAGACTATCCCTCACCATCCCCGTGGCTGATTTCCGGGAAATCAAACGGGAAATATTGCGTTACGGTTCACAGGTCGAAGTCGTCACCCCCGCCGCGCTGCGGAAAGAAGTAAAAAAAGAAATCGAAAAAATGAAAAAGGTTTACTCATAGGACACGCTATGGGGGTGGAGAAGGCGTAGAATTAAGGAATAAGGATTATGGTGGATGGTGTGCCGCGTTGGCGGGGAGTGAGTCCTGATAGTTGGGTGAAAAACACACAGTAAAAATACCAAATAAAAATGAAATAAATATTACAGAAAGGAGGTGCTTTAATGAACAAATATGAGATAGCGCTCGAAATTGCAGGCGCTACGGCTATGTGGACAAGACCAGATACCGGTGATTGTCCGGTAAGTTATCCTACTCCCACATATTCTGCGGTAAAAGGGATATTTGAGTCAATACTATGGGGACCAGCCTTGCAAGTTACGCCATTACGGGTTGAGATTTGTGCGCCTGTCCAATATCACAACTATCAAACAAATTATGGTGGGCCTCTTCGAAAGCCCGGTGTTATAGCTACTGGCGGGGGATTCCAGTTACTGGCAACAGTACTCATCGATGTTTGTTATCGATTATACGCAGAGGTATTTCCCACCTTGAAGACGATGAAAGATCGTGTGCCAAATAAAGCACGACAGTGGGATAGTAAAACCACATCACCGGGGCATGCCTATAAGGACATCTTTTACCGACGTTTGAAGCGCGGCCAATGCTTCACCATCCCGTTTTTGGGCTGGAAAGAATTTTGCCCAAGCTATATCGGCGAATTCCGTGAAACCACCAGGGTACAGACAGATATCAACATAGGAATTCCTTCAATGTTGAGAGAAGTATTTTCTGAAGGTTACGCATCCCAATGTGCCTTTACCTATGATCAAGATGTAAAGATAGTTGCGGGTGTGATGGAATATGCCAGACAAGGAGTCCAATATGCTAAATGAGCTTTATCATCTCTCGGTAGCACTTGAAGATGCAGGCATCAAACCTCGTGACTGGCATAAAAACCTCAAGCCTTTGCCAAATGCTACACGAAAGAAACCATGCTATAAAATTCTGATTGACGTGAATGGCACTATATCTGGGCTTGAAACAATCAATGAAGACCTAGTAACTTGTCTTCGCAAATGGGAACCAAGCAATGGTAATTCTTTCCCTGGCTTCAATATTCAACCCCTTTACCGCATTACTGATGAAGTTACCAAGAAACGACTCAAGAAATGGCGGGAAGGCAAAGAATCAATTGATATTGAATTGCTAAAGGTATGGTGCACCGATAAGCAAATAAACTGGGACGCAAAATTTGACAAAAAAATGGGAAAATGCCTTGGAACGATTCCTGAAGACCTCAACAATATCTGCGCCAACATTCCACCTGAATTTGCAGCGATTAAGAATCTTTGTGGACGTGTCACACGTCTTGGCGATGGTGGTTCGGCTAGATTCTTTCAGGCGTTGGAATCCTTTATCTGGGACACTTTTGGCAAGGCAACTGTCCCTTCTTTACTTTCAGTGCTTATCCATGAAGGCTCTTCAAGGAAGAAGGCTGAGGCGGATCGCGGCGCAGTTTCCGTATTCATGGATGTGCCAGATTGGAAAGAATATCCTATAGCAAGCAAAGATACAATTGATTGCATTAACAAGTGCCTAATGAATCTAATTAACAATGATGCTGTGGGAACCGAAAAAGGTTCTGAAGATGCATTTGGCGGTGGCATAAGCGGATTTGAAGAAAAACTTCCTGAGGTAAAGCTTCCTATTATTGGCGGGGTAAAACTGCGCGCCATGAGTAGCGAATTGCCATGCCAGGATCGCTATGGTACAATCGATGCAAAATCTTTTAATATCGGCAGTAACAGTCGGCGTCTCGCTAAGGGTGCATTGGAATGGCTTAGCGCTAGTGAAAGGGAAGGTTTGACATGGGGACGTGCTGATGGAAAAGAATTAATCTTTGCATACCCGGCAATTTTACCTAAAACACCGCCCAAGCTGGCAGCATGTTTTGGCGCACGCAAAGCGGATGATTCCGAAGAACGTTTCGCATACTATGCAAAAGATGTTCTGGATTGTCTGAGAGTTCTGGCACCATCACTTAAGGAATTGAAACTTCATGTCTTTTCACTGCGTAAAATGGATAAGGCGCGAACAAAGATCGTTTTTCACCGTAACTATTCAGCACAAAGACTAGCCGATGCGGCAAGCGAATGGCAAAAAGGATGTGCCAACATTCCAGTTATACGAATGAAGGCATGGGGGGAGGAAAAGGGTAAGACCATAATGGCAGAAACAGAAACGCCGTTTCCCCTCCAAATTGCAGATTGTCTCAATCGGGTATGGAAATTGGACGGCACCAGTAAATGTGAAGTCAAATCTATTCCCAAGTCTGCCGGTATTGAACTCCTGCTTGATGAAGCCATCACTCTACGCCATGTGCCTTATCTATTGACCGTAGCATTACAAAACAGCAGCGCACTCTTCGTTTCAATAGGCCAGGCATTGCACCGTAATGAAGTAATTCATCTTGATGGATTTAATAAACATAAACAATTGATGCCTGCGATCCTGGGGATATTGCTTATGAAAATTGGCATCAGAAAGGAGAGCTACATGAATAATACACCTTATCTTGTTGGACGTATGTTGAAAGTGGCCGATGAACTCCACGCCGTATATTGCAAGGAAGTACGTAAAGACAATCTACCGCCGCAATTGTTAGGGAATGCCTTGATGTCGGCCGCGCTCGATAGTCCGACACAAGCACTTTCTCAACTGGCTTTACGTATCGTGCCGTATTTGGGTTGGGCGCGCACTAATTCTACGGCCTCTGCTGGCCTATCGCGATATTTTTTAAAAGAGTTTGGCAATATCGAAGCCAAGCTACGTGATATAAATATGCCTCTACGGCTCGATGATGCAGCAAAAGCACAATTGCTTTTAGGCTATATTGCTGGCAACACACAAACAGAAGAACCGACTAATAAAATATGAAAGGACAATACTATGAGCGATAATATCAAGCGAGCTACAGGCCTCTTAATCCTTGAAGTTGTTAATTCCAATCCAAATGGTGATCCAGACAGAGAAAGTGATCCCCGCCAGCGCCCTAATGGTCTTGGTGAAATTTCGCCCGTATCCTTCAAACGAAAGCTCAGGGATTTAGTAGAGGATATAGACGGACCTGTTTTTAAAGCGATCAAAGAAAAGTTGGGTCTAAAAACAGAGGACTATAAAATTCTTGAATCTCGTGATCGTGTCAGAAGTGCGATCAAGGAAGAAATGAAAAAAGTAAACGACAATTTTCTTGAGAGCGAATTTGTTAAGAAATACTGGGATGGCCGTCTTTTTGGAAATACTTTTCTCGAAGATGCTATGGACAAAGAGACGATCAAAACCGGTGTGGCTCAGTTTGTTTTGGGGCTTTCTATTGCACCAGTGCTTATTCAGCGCCACACAAATACTAATAAAGCCGGTGTGGAAGACGGCAAGAAGCAAGGGATGGCACCTTTGGCCTATCGTATTGTTGAGCATGGTGTTTA
It encodes the following:
- a CDS encoding WYL domain-containing protein: MSSKIIYERFLWFHNEIKQNRHPNAQTLATQFEITGKTAQRNIEFMRDRLNAPLRYVPHLRGYEYHDNTWEIPGFWLHEDEIISLVLSYRLASAVPDSSVKTALRTFLNQIIANHASANFSIDELSDKISVKNIAYAQTSENIFHGFLEALLRSRPMRIEYYSPHNGQTTTRDILPFHLLNYMGTWHIIAYCNVKKELRDFVLSRIKTISVCETPVDVHVPATRVKEYIRQTFGIFQGKETMEVCLRFAKDIASWIAEQSWHPAQKAWMEKDGRLSLTIPVADFREIKREILRYGSQVEVVTPAALRKEVKKEIEKMKKVYS
- a CDS encoding CRISPR-associated protein Cas5, coding for MNKYEIALEIAGATAMWTRPDTGDCPVSYPTPTYSAVKGIFESILWGPALQVTPLRVEICAPVQYHNYQTNYGGPLRKPGVIATGGGFQLLATVLIDVCYRLYAEVFPTLKTMKDRVPNKARQWDSKTTSPGHAYKDIFYRRLKRGQCFTIPFLGWKEFCPSYIGEFRETTRVQTDINIGIPSMLREVFSEGYASQCAFTYDQDVKIVAGVMEYARQGVQYAK
- a CDS encoding CRISPR-associated protein; its protein translation is MSDNIKRATGLLILEVVNSNPNGDPDRESDPRQRPNGLGEISPVSFKRKLRDLVEDIDGPVFKAIKEKLGLKTEDYKILESRDRVRSAIKEEMKKVNDNFLESEFVKKYWDGRLFGNTFLEDAMDKETIKTGVAQFVLGLSIAPVLIQRHTNTNKAGVEDGKKQGMAPLAYRIVEHGVYCMPFYINPSHAHKSGCTQKDVDLLQALIPYAYDHTRSAIRPDVRIRHAWYMEHKNSLGSCADWRLIDALTPKRTGDDPMQPSTLWSDYVVPVGLPPELKEKVSCVDLMENI